Proteins encoded in a region of the Anopheles aquasalis chromosome 2, idAnoAquaMG_Q_19, whole genome shotgun sequence genome:
- the LOC126571895 gene encoding uncharacterized protein LOC126571895, producing the protein MNEKDCRDHYRYDTYVPLMKTGGTMKPIKAVHCGSETSTILKGSTQATMTKHGTTTIHGSRETGSGQGDRGRSRCCSSCGGRGSSSFWAALLTNLGICTLLLAYTLLGSFIFLAIEGGASQMQQRTLASTNRHQKQQQQQQQQPINHHGRHDTANLTFPQLILLEAVEARQKTVENIWDITVSLNILYRENWTRLASMEIARFQEQFVNRLLEEMTQMNNMHHAAVAGSGTNHELAYGQDNNWTFARAFLYSLTILTTIGYGSVAPRTVLGRMITLAYAVLGIPLTLVYLSSTGGMLAKVARGVFSRVLCCCLCSNCGYCCYDEKRMEEKEKRMKRKRQQMELHQQHQPQPQPHLTLSGQEPYYVRSGSLQNSVNSPEKQLTMLTAAAAAAAATASTAAPEIDSTSGSNDSDSRTSMHGLSILAPILLCVAMMSIYIVVGALTLFRLESLPLSDGVYFCFMALSTIGFGALAPGGRRESTTTTWFCAGYIMAGMALTAMCFNVLHDEILHRLRHMVEMQKEIRNHNEQRRFLAS; encoded by the exons ATGAACGAAAAGGATTGTCGCGATCATTATCGTTACGATACGTACGTACCGTTGATGAAGACCGGCGGTACGATGAAACCGATCAAAGCGGTACACTGTGGTAGCGAGACAAGCACCATCCTGAAGGGCAGCACACAGGCCACGATGACCAAACACGGTACCACCACGATACACGGCAGCCGAGAGACCGGAAGTGGTCAGGGCGACCGGGGACGgtcccgctgctgctcctcttgcGGTGGACGAGGTAGCTCGAGCTTTTGGGCCGCCCTGCTAACGAACCTGGGCATCTgtacgttgctgctggcctACACCCTCTTAG GATCCTTTATCTTTCTCGCGATCGAAGGAGGCGCTTCGCAGATGCAGCAGCGCACGCTAGCGTCCACCAACCggcatcagaagcagcagcagcagcagcagcagcaaccgatcaaCCACCATGGCCGCCACGATACGGCTAACCTCACCTTTCCTCAGCTCATCCTCCTGGAGGCCGTTGAGGCGCGCCAGAAGACGGTGGAGAACATTTGGGACATCACGGTGTCGCTGAACATTTTGTACCGGGAGAACTGGACGAG ACTCGCGTCGATGGAGATTGCTCGATTTCAGGAGCAGTTCGTTAACCGGTTGCTGGAAGAGATGACACAGATGAACAACATGCACCACGCGGCGGTAGCTGGTAGTGGAACCAATCACGAGCTCGCGTACGGACAGGATAATAACTGGACCTTTGCTCGGGCCTTCCTGTACTCGCTCACCATACTGACGACCATCG GTTATGGCAGCGTCGCGCCCCGGACCGTGCTCGGCAGGATGATAACGCTGGCTTATGCGGTGCTCGGAATTCCGCTAACCCTCGTCTATCTCTCCAGCACCGGTGGAATGTTGGCCAAAGTCGCTCGTGGAGTTTTCTCACG TGTGCTCTGTTGCTGCCTGTGCTCCAACtgtggctactgctgctacgatGAGAAGCggatggaggagaaggaaaagcgcaTGAAGCGGAAGCGGCAACAGATggagctgcaccagcagcatcagccacagccacaaccTCATCTTACCCTGTCCGGCCAGGAACCGTACTATGTGCGCTCGGGATCACTCCAGAACAGTGTCAACTCGCCCGAAAAGCAGCTCACCATGTTGaccgcggcggcggcggcggcggcggcgacggcttCGACGGCCGCACCCGAAATCGACTCGACCAGCGGTAGCAACGATAGTGATTCGCGAACGTCGATGCACGGGCTCAGCATCCTGGCACCGATACTGCTGTGCGTGGCGATGATGTCCATCTACATCGTGGTCGGTGCGTTGACGTTGTTCCGGCTCGAATCGCTCCCCCTGTCCGATGGGGTGTACTTTTGCTTTATGGCACTGTCGACGATCGGTTTTGGGGCGCTCGCACCGGGTGGCCGGCGTGagtcgaccacgacgacgtgGTTCTGCGCCGGTTACATCATGGCCGGTATGGCGCTGACGGCGATGTGCTTCAACGTGCTGCACGACGAAATTCTGCACCGGCTCCGGCACATGGTGGAGATGCAGAAGGAGATCCGCAATCACAACGAGCAGCGCCGGTTTCTCGCCTCATGA